The genomic interval TGCAATATATGGCGGGTAGGATCCTTTCTATGAATTTAAGGAATTCAAACCAATGTTACAATGTTCATCTTTCCTTTTCTGTTAACAGGTGTGGGGAAGATGAACGTCCTCTCAATGAATTGTTAGTGTTGCAGCTTGCAGCAGAGCATCCAAATGGGCGTTACTACGTACCCATGTGCAAACCTATTGGAACTTTCTggaatcaagaaaaaaatattatcccAGCAGAAGCGGATACCAAATCGGTACAGAAGTTCACATAGCGATGTCATTATGTATCTCCTTTTTTTTACCAACACTAGAACTGACAGTGAATTTTGAAGCAGAAAACTATCCTCGTGAGGAATAATGTGGAAGCTTTTGGAAATGGAGCTCACGAAATTGCATCAGAAAAATCGTCACCTTATCACTTTGATTCAGGTGGGTTGAGCTATATGTTTTATTCTGTACAAACTTTATAGTAAGTAGATATAGAACAAtagattttactttttatattctTCGTGTAAGTATTTATCGataagtttatgtaaataaatatgaGCTGAAAATAAAGGATTATTTGCAGGTACATCACGACAGAAGAGGAGGAGAATTGCTGCTGCAAAGGTATGGGATGTTGAATCGGAACAAGAAGATAGTTTTCTTTCATTGTCTCTTCATTCATCTCCGTATCAATCTGATCAAGAACAGACCCCGAGTCAAGAAGCAAATACATTATTTCCAACCACTTCCCAACACGAAAATGTCTCAAATTATAAGAGAACTTTGAAGAACATCCCACTTAAGACTCCTCAGGCTCTTCATTTCCTACAGCATAAACTAAAACAGGAACAATGTTTTCATGTTAACGAGGATAGAAAACGAGCTCAACGTCAGGCTGCAGAGCAGAAACCAATGATGCGACCCATTCAACACCTGGTGAATCCTTTGCTCAGTATTAGAATTCCACTCTaccacaattttaaatatttttagacaCTAATCACTACTTAACCATGTTCATGATCGATCTCCACCTTGCACGTGTGGTAGTCTGGAACATGTAATAATGTCTCTGCTGTTCCTAGTTGCTCATTCTTTTCTTTCACTCTTGATTTCAAAGATTGGTGCTGAAGTTGGGGAGAGAGTTGAAGGATCCTATGACTCAGTTTCGCTATCTCCTGCAGCTGTGAATGGAAGGATTTTCCGGGGAGTCATATTTGCACCTGTaagtgtctaaactttggtgcTATAATGTGTTACGTTATGATCATATATGATTTGTTTTCTAACCAGTAACAAACAACCAAAAATGCATCAGGGAGCAGGAGTTGTCTCAAAGGGTGCCAGTGTTAAACCAAATTGTCCTCTAACTGCTTCACTTCCTTCTTCTCAAGCCTTTTTAAGGGCTTCACAAGAAGCACCAATTTGTTTGCATGCAGAGCCATACCATGGTTCACGATCAAGGCAAACCCCAGTGGCTTTACCATTTCCAATCATGGGAGCGACTCCTAGTGTTGTTTCGAAGGAGCATAAAATCAGGAGTGATCTTCAAGGGTTGGCTCTAACACTAGGAGGACCGGCTAGTGGAAATCCCCAGGTAAAACACCGAGGAGGCAAATGAAACAAGGTTTATGTAAATTTCGGACATAATCTTATGTACCTGAGTGGTTATGAATTTCCTGAACCAATCGTCATCtgtaaaatattttgattttagcTTCATAGTGTAATTCTGTCTTCTTCCCATTGCATGGGAGGATATTTTTGTTTGATGATACTGATTAATAAGTTATAATGTCCTCCTAATGCTTAAATGCTAGGGGGATTGGCCTTATATGAGCAAGTATTCATTGGTGAACATGAATTCATTGAACGTGACCTCTCATATCGAAAGTAACGTGAAAAGACCTTAGATATAAAGCAACAAACAATTTTGGGGCACAAGGCAGAACATGGAGAATTTGGATCCAGTAGGTTTTAACTGTATTGGGAAGGAGGACATTTGGTACActaataatatttgttaattgaatttgataaaattaaaaaaaatattaaagttgtGCAGATGATCTCATATACAATGTATCTCTGGGCAAAAGGTGGAGGAATAGCTTTGGAAAAGACTCAAAATGGTGGGTACATTGCATTCCCTACTTGCTTATCCTAGCCTACCCTATGGTACAGTGGTTAAACTGAAAAATATAAACGAGTGCACCGCGTACTTCCCAAACAAAAAAGTGCCTGTCAACTTAAACAGTTAAAACAACACGTGGTGGCACTTAGGCTAGGGTCCAAATATGACTGAAAAGTATTTTTTGATGCCTCTGTGGTGTATATTAAGCATAGTGTAAAAGAATGAAAATTGATGATATATAATAGAAAACATGTGGTGCGTGGTGCAGCAATAATTAGAGCAAGAGATTAGAGTGATGCATGCATGGATGCTATGGAGAAAAAGAGTGATGAGTTTGGTGTGAAATAAAGTAAAACATTTGAATTAAGATATTTTAACAAACAGTTGAGATGTGTGTTTAGAGTGATGGTGAAGTATTGTTTGTTGTACGAAGGATTTGAAGAGGGACCGGGAAGGGTGAGTCGGGCACAGTTTACAACAGAAAATTTCGCCCGTGCTTCCCGCGGGACGCTGTCGTTCTGTCTTCCAATgttttgagagagagagagagagattgaaAAGAAAATGGGCCAGGCGGCTAGCCACAGTGAGGACCCAGTCGCAATGCCTTCGTCTCTGTCACTTGTCTGATCTGTCTGCCACGTCTACGGATACAACAAACATGCTTAAATGGTTAAGATTAGTAATTATCATCTTTCAAAAAATCTAACTTTATTCTTCCAatccttttattttcttcacaATTTTTGCATTTATTATTCTAAAACTCACCTAAATTATGGTTATTCTTTATCTCAAACAActcaaatttagttttaatttctcttaaatttttttctctaattttgAAATGCACTAATTTTATCTCCTTCtattaatgtataattttttttataactatattaaaaaattagactttaaacctaaacttaatcttataaaatcaataATTGGTTTATAAGATAAGATTTGCACCTATTTATATATTGTGAAATTCGATGCGAAATCTTCAACACACTCATGCAAAAACTATCAACTCATATGTAAGTCTATATATTTAGATGTGGAATTTTGAAGAAACTAGatcacttaaaaaaataatacattttaaaattaaagaggctaaaaaatagaaatactaAAAAAGTACAGTTTTTATGaacaaactataatttttttccatgaatttaaatttaagaaattggATTTGAtacatttagaaaaaaaacaaattttcctTATACTTCTCACATTATTTAATCCCATCGTGTCATTAGGAGTAGGTATTGAGGACTGGTTCCTTAAGTATGGACTTTACACAAATTATAAAtctttctttataaataaattgggATGTTCTTTGACTTAACATGTGAATTCACATTCTAATTTGTAGATTTGAAACTGCAgtgtttaaaaaaagttatgaaaacaaacaatgaaaaaaataaatttcgtTTGGTTTGGTACATTTAGTATGATAGTTTTTATGTcaacaaatgaaaagaaaaataaatattttaaagaaattatagttttttatttgtttaattacTATTTTGAGTTTACAGAGAATTTGTTTATGGACAAGTTTTCACAAAcctagaaataaaatattttgcaaataaaatttatctaatttatttGAAATGTGAGCTTTGCAAGCCTGAACTTAAATAGATCAAAACAACATATTTATCCAGTccttataaattattaaataaaaaactaattttaaagataaacttatatatgtaattaaaaaatatattaaataaaaattaattttaaaaataaaaataattaattattatattaataaaattaaatactattttaaaaactataaaaattattattatctaattagtttctattattaatatataatttataaattagtatatcGGTAGTTTACCAAGCTTTAAAtatcaactttaaaatttaaaatttaaataattaatagttaaaacttAGATAAGATActaaatcaataataaaaattaacttagatatcaactttttttttttaatctctaaaataatatctaattttattaatatactaattaatttttatcaacataataatatatattattttatttaatatgatagtttattaatttctatagtaattattttaaaaacaagtgTTTTTTTAATTGGTTGGTAATCGGTCATTATATATATTTGCATTTACTAATACAAAAACTGGAATAAAGGAGTGGAGCTGGTAGTAACATAGGCCAGACATACGTCAGCGGTAAGAAAATAGGGTTTTAAAAATAAGGTTTTGCATTTGGTTTTAATATAATAGAAGATTAGGTTTGTGGATATTAAAATAGGTGAATGTGAAGGTGAAGGTGATAGTGGTGGCAGTGAAGGAAGGAAAGAGGGAAAGTGATTGATTTGAGTGATTGATTGAGTGATTCATTGTGAGTTTTTAAGATTGAGGttgagtgggtgagtgaacatCAAAATCATAtcataaacaaaagaaaaggCCCCAACAAGAAAGAGCCTGTGCATGAGGAGTGCTTCACTCAAACTCttgaaaacaaaagaaaacataGTTGCAATCATGTTGACAAGACCACTACCTCTCTACTCCACTATCCACTATCCACTCTCTCTACCTATGCCAACCACCAATTCTTATTTCTCTATCTTTTTCCCTCATTTCATTCATTCCTATTCTTTTCCTCTTCTCATATTTCACCTCACACCCCACTGCTGCTGCTTACTCTCTACTCTACACTTTTTCATGGGCCATCATCCAGTTGCTTATCCAAATATATCCATTTTTCAAGCCCAGCTGTATTGTCATTTTATGCACACAAATTTCTTGTATTGGAATATATTTTCAGGGTTAATATATTCACAATCATACACTTACAACTGAATTGAAATCGagtaattttaaattctattaATCAAATCACAATTATAAACTGGTATTTGAGTGTATAATCATCACAATCATTTAGATAATATATTCAAACTTCTTGTTTCTTATTTCTTAAGATACAAGATTTTCCAAAAGCTTCGAATATGATTAtgttaagaataaaatttatttgaacTTTTTATCCAATGAaagcatttaaaaaatatttgaatgtgCACATCTTAAAAACCATTATGGTTATTATATGACATGATATTTTCATCCAAGATAATTGAGGATAAATACATAATACAAAAAATCTAATTAAGGATAGGGAAAGGATaaatacataattataaaaaagatatCTCACTATTAGAGATTTTAaccataaatatatattaatatataatgaCAAATCTTAATCAATAATATTTGGGATCAAAATAATGTACTCAAATTGAACGTAATTTTAATATGTCTAATATGCATCCAAAGTTACTAAAGTTCATTCTTTACCTTGTTCCTTTACACACGTATTGTATCATCCTTATCTTACACgtgaataaataatataaaatatttttattcttcttaaTCATCAACAACATTGACtccttatttcttttttaaggAAAAACTTCAAAGACGATAAATTGACAAGAAGATTGGGGTTTGAGGCTACCCCCACTCTTTATAAACTTCACCACT from Phaseolus vulgaris cultivar G19833 chromosome 1, P. vulgaris v2.0, whole genome shotgun sequence carries:
- the LOC137814905 gene encoding acyl-CoA-binding domain-containing protein 4-like, producing the protein MSSSVPQVSNKKTMWLHPKVLGFNPSERWGHSACFSKGLMYVFGGCCGGLHFCDVLTLDLNKMVWSKLTTTGEKPGPRDSHSAVLVGHKMIVFGGTNGFKKVNHIHILDLVTKEWFRPECKGSPPSPRESHTATLVGDERIVIFGGSGEGHANYLNDLHILDLRTMNWTSPELKGDLPVPRDSHSTLAIGNKLIVYGGDSGDQYHGNVHMLDMATMTWSRLTIQGSPPGVRAGHAAVNIGTKVYIIGGVGDKRYYNDVWIFDICNLSWTQLDIHFQQPQGRFSHTAVAAGMDIAIYGGCGEDERPLNELLVLQLAAEHPNGRYYVPMCKPIGTFWNQEKNIIPAEADTKSKTILVRNNVEAFGNGAHEIASEKSSPYHFDSGTSRQKRRRIAAAKVWDVESEQEDSFLSLSLHSSPYQSDQEQTPSQEANTLFPTTSQHENVSNYKRTLKNIPLKTPQALHFLQHKLKQEQCFHVNEDRKRAQRQAAEQKPMMRPIQHLIGAEVGERVEGSYDSVSLSPAAVNGRIFRGVIFAPGAGVVSKGASVKPNCPLTASLPSSQAFLRASQEAPICLHAEPYHGSRSRQTPVALPFPIMGATPSVVSKEHKIRSDLQGLALTLGGPASGNPQVKHRGGK